The Christiangramia flava JLT2011 genome has a segment encoding these proteins:
- a CDS encoding acyl-CoA carboxylase subunit beta: MDINFNKNEDHNKLLVSSLKHKLARVSMGGGEKRIEKHHAKGKMTARERIDFLVDNPQDCIEIGAFAGDGMYQEHGGCPSGGVVVKIGYVSGKQCVIVANDATVKAGAWFPITGKKNLRAQEIAIENRLPIIYLVDSAGVYLPMQDEIFPDKEHFGRIFRNNAVMSSMGITQIAAVMGSCVAGGAYLPIMSDEALIVEKTGSIFLAGSYLVKAAIGENIDNETLGGATTHSEISGVTDYKAKDDKDALTKIQNIMDKIGDFDKAGFSRKKPTEPKDKPTDIYGILPKSRSDRYDMKKIIKRLVDDSEFEEYKAGYGQTIFTGYARIDGWAVGIVANQRNVVKTKKGEMQVGGVIYSDSADKATRFIANCNQKKIPLVFLQDVTGFMVGSKSEHGGIIKDGAKMVNAVSNSVVPKFTVIIGNSYGAGNYAMCGKAYDPRLIFAWPSAELAVMGGTQAAKVLAQIETASMAKKGEKVDEEKEKEVFDKIKARYDEQTSAYYAAARLWTDAIIDPLDTRKWISMGIEAADHAPIEKKFNLGVIQT; encoded by the coding sequence ATGGATATCAACTTCAATAAAAATGAAGATCATAATAAGCTGCTCGTTTCGTCCCTGAAGCATAAGCTCGCGCGGGTGAGTATGGGTGGCGGCGAAAAACGCATCGAGAAACACCACGCAAAAGGTAAAATGACGGCCAGGGAACGCATTGATTTCCTCGTAGACAATCCGCAGGACTGTATCGAAATCGGCGCATTTGCAGGCGATGGCATGTACCAGGAGCATGGTGGTTGTCCAAGTGGCGGTGTGGTCGTGAAAATTGGGTATGTTTCCGGTAAACAATGTGTCATTGTTGCAAACGATGCTACTGTAAAAGCCGGAGCCTGGTTTCCGATCACCGGGAAGAAAAACCTGCGTGCACAGGAAATCGCCATTGAAAACCGACTTCCAATTATTTACCTCGTGGATAGCGCGGGAGTTTACCTGCCCATGCAGGATGAAATTTTTCCAGATAAAGAGCACTTCGGAAGAATTTTCAGGAATAATGCAGTGATGAGCAGCATGGGAATTACGCAGATCGCAGCCGTTATGGGCTCTTGCGTGGCTGGTGGTGCCTATTTACCGATTATGAGCGACGAAGCCCTGATTGTGGAAAAGACCGGAAGTATTTTCCTCGCCGGCAGCTATCTCGTTAAAGCGGCCATTGGTGAAAACATCGATAACGAGACCTTGGGTGGCGCTACCACTCATAGTGAAATAAGCGGAGTAACCGATTATAAGGCGAAAGATGACAAAGATGCGCTTACAAAAATCCAGAATATCATGGACAAAATTGGCGATTTTGACAAAGCAGGTTTCAGCAGGAAAAAACCTACCGAGCCAAAAGACAAGCCAACTGATATTTATGGAATACTCCCAAAAAGCAGAAGCGATCGCTACGATATGAAGAAGATCATCAAACGCCTGGTAGATGATTCAGAATTTGAAGAATATAAAGCCGGTTACGGGCAAACGATCTTCACCGGTTATGCCAGAATAGATGGCTGGGCAGTGGGTATTGTGGCAAACCAGCGCAACGTCGTCAAGACCAAAAAAGGTGAAATGCAGGTGGGCGGCGTGATTTATTCCGATTCTGCCGATAAAGCCACGCGTTTTATCGCCAATTGCAACCAGAAGAAGATTCCGCTGGTATTCCTGCAGGATGTGACCGGCTTTATGGTGGGCAGCAAGAGTGAACATGGAGGGATCATAAAAGACGGGGCGAAAATGGTGAATGCAGTCAGCAATTCCGTAGTGCCAAAATTCACTGTCATCATTGGTAATTCCTACGGTGCCGGAAATTACGCGATGTGCGGAAAAGCTTACGACCCCAGGCTGATCTTTGCATGGCCTTCAGCAGAGCTTGCCGTGATGGGCGGAACACAGGCTGCAAAAGTACTGGCGCAGATCGAAACTGCTTCCATGGCGAAAAAAGGAGAAAAAGTAGACGAGGAAAAAGAAAAAGAAGTTTTCGATAAAATAAAGGCTCGCTACGATGAGCAAACTTCAGCGTATTATGCGGCCGCTCGACTGTGGACCGATGCGATCATCGATCCTCTCGATACCCGAAAATGGATTTCCATGGGAATTGAAGCGGCAGACCATGCTCCTATAGAAAAGAAATTTAACCTTGGCGTGATCCAGACATGA
- the ettA gene encoding energy-dependent translational throttle protein EttA, whose protein sequence is MSDDKKVIFSMSGVTKTFPRANTPVLKNIYLSFFYGAKIGILGLNGSGKSTLLKIIAGKDQNYQGDVVFSPNYSVGLLEQEPELDENKTVLEVVKEGVAETVAILDEYNKINDMFGLPEVYEDADKMQKLMDKQAELQDKIDASNAWELDTKLDIAMDALRTPEPDKKIGVLSGGERRRVALCRLLLQEPDVLLLDEPTNHLDAESVHWLEHHLQQYKGTVIAVTHDRYFLDNVAGWILELDRGEGIPWKGNYSSWLDQKSKRLAQEQKQASKRQKTLERELEWAKMSPKGRQTKQKARLKNYDKLLSQDQKQVDEKLEIYIPNGPRLGTNVIEAKGVSKAFGDKLLYEDLNFNLPQAGIVGIIGPNGAGKTTIFKMIMGEEQPDKGSFEVGETAKIAYVDQSHSNIDPEKTIWQNFSDEQELIMMGGRQVNSRAYLSRFNFSGSEQNKKVNMLSGGERNRLHLAMTLKEEGNVLLLDEPTNDLDVNTLRALEEGLENFAGCAVVISHDRWFLDRICTHILAFEGDSQVYFFEGSFSDYEENKKKRLGGDVMPKRIKYKKLVR, encoded by the coding sequence ATGTCAGACGATAAGAAAGTGATTTTTTCAATGTCTGGGGTGACCAAGACGTTTCCCCGGGCAAATACGCCGGTTTTAAAGAATATCTATCTGAGCTTTTTCTACGGTGCCAAGATTGGAATTCTTGGTTTGAACGGTTCAGGTAAGTCAACCTTACTGAAGATCATCGCCGGAAAAGATCAGAACTACCAGGGAGATGTAGTATTTTCTCCAAATTATTCGGTTGGACTTTTAGAGCAGGAGCCGGAACTGGATGAAAATAAGACGGTGCTGGAGGTAGTGAAAGAAGGGGTAGCTGAAACTGTAGCCATTCTTGATGAATACAACAAGATCAATGATATGTTCGGTTTGCCGGAAGTATATGAAGATGCTGATAAAATGCAGAAACTTATGGACAAGCAGGCTGAACTTCAGGATAAGATCGATGCTTCGAACGCGTGGGAACTGGATACCAAGCTGGATATCGCCATGGATGCACTTCGCACACCTGAACCAGATAAAAAGATCGGGGTGCTTTCCGGAGGGGAAAGACGCCGCGTTGCTCTTTGTAGGTTGCTGCTTCAGGAGCCAGACGTGCTGTTGCTGGATGAGCCTACCAACCACCTGGATGCCGAATCTGTTCACTGGCTGGAACATCACCTTCAGCAATATAAAGGAACGGTTATCGCGGTAACTCACGACCGTTACTTCCTGGACAATGTGGCCGGGTGGATCCTGGAACTGGACAGGGGAGAAGGGATTCCATGGAAAGGCAATTATTCTTCTTGGTTAGACCAGAAATCGAAAAGACTGGCGCAGGAGCAAAAACAGGCGAGCAAGAGACAAAAAACTCTGGAACGTGAGCTGGAATGGGCAAAAATGAGTCCGAAAGGTCGTCAAACCAAGCAAAAAGCCAGGTTAAAGAATTATGATAAGTTGTTGAGCCAGGATCAGAAACAGGTTGATGAAAAACTGGAAATCTATATTCCGAACGGGCCAAGACTTGGAACAAACGTGATCGAAGCAAAGGGCGTGAGTAAGGCTTTTGGAGACAAACTGCTGTATGAAGACCTGAACTTTAACCTTCCGCAGGCGGGAATCGTTGGTATTATTGGGCCAAACGGTGCCGGTAAAACCACGATCTTTAAGATGATCATGGGCGAAGAGCAGCCAGATAAAGGAAGTTTCGAAGTGGGGGAAACCGCGAAAATTGCCTATGTGGACCAAAGCCACTCGAATATTGATCCTGAAAAAACGATCTGGCAGAACTTCAGCGACGAGCAGGAATTGATCATGATGGGTGGAAGGCAGGTAAATTCCAGAGCCTACCTAAGCCGATTCAATTTCAGCGGAAGTGAACAGAATAAAAAGGTGAACATGCTTTCAGGTGGTGAGCGCAACAGGTTGCACCTTGCCATGACACTGAAAGAAGAAGGGAACGTTTTGCTGCTGGATGAGCCTACGAACGACCTGGATGTAAATACGCTTCGTGCTTTGGAGGAAGGTTTGGAAAATTTCGCGGGTTGTGCCGTGGTGATTTCTCACGACCGCTGGTTCCTGGACCGAATTTGTACGCATATCCTAGCTTTTGAAGGCGATTCCCAGGTGTATTTCTTTGAAGGCAGTTTTTCAGATTACGAGGAAAACAAGAAGAAAAGACTTGGTGGTGATGTTATGCCGAAACGAATTAAATATAAAAAACTGGTGAGATAG
- a CDS encoding DinB family protein, which produces MTETTKKQRDQLVKHLEGGLAYASLDTFLDKVPFEKLGIRPKGLPYSFFEVFFHICFAQKDILEFTISGDYKTRNWPDDYWPEQQAPATEAEWEDLKQEFFEDRELFKNFIMDTKNKLDEPVRNSEDHTLLREILLVIEHNAYHTGQLLMIERLLGVYDA; this is translated from the coding sequence ATGACTGAAACTACCAAAAAACAACGGGATCAACTGGTCAAACATCTGGAAGGCGGACTGGCGTATGCTTCACTGGATACTTTCTTGGATAAGGTGCCTTTTGAAAAGCTGGGCATTAGACCTAAAGGGCTACCTTATTCTTTTTTTGAAGTATTTTTTCATATTTGTTTCGCCCAGAAAGATATTCTGGAATTTACCATTTCCGGAGATTATAAAACCCGAAACTGGCCTGATGACTACTGGCCTGAGCAACAGGCACCGGCTACCGAAGCTGAATGGGAAGACCTGAAGCAGGAATTCTTTGAAGACCGGGAACTGTTTAAAAATTTTATCATGGACACCAAAAATAAGCTCGATGAACCGGTTCGAAATTCCGAAGATCATACGCTGCTCAGGGAAATACTGCTGGTGATAGAGCATAACGCTTACCATACCGGCCAACTGCTGATGATCGAGCGTTTGCTGGGTGTTTATGATGCATAA
- a CDS encoding DUF1456 family protein yields MGLTNNDIFKKLRVAHKLTNADIVKICALVDFQVSKSELGAIFRREDHEKYMECGDQFLRNFLDGLIIHLRGPMPKKK; encoded by the coding sequence ATGGGATTAACCAATAATGATATTTTTAAAAAGCTGCGCGTGGCGCATAAATTAACGAACGCGGATATTGTGAAGATTTGCGCACTGGTAGATTTCCAGGTAAGCAAAAGTGAACTGGGTGCAATTTTCCGCAGAGAAGATCATGAAAAATATATGGAATGCGGCGATCAGTTCCTTCGCAATTTTCTGGACGGGTTGATCATTCATTTGCGCGGACCCATGCCCAAGAAGAAATAA
- a CDS encoding M1 family metallopeptidase has product MPNFISSTASKIALFLLFSCGISQAQVVGDNHTKYTRADTLRGSLRPERINYDALKYHLKLKVEPDKKFISGSNVISFEVLKDMPVMQLDLFRNMEIDSVIFQDQSLEYEREYNAVFLSFPEPLKIGVKDSLEFFYHGQPVIAKNAPWDGGFVWTQDEDGNPWVGVAVQGTGASLWYPNKDHQSDEPDSAQLDIAVPNGLMNVSNGRFIGKTDLGNGFTEWRWKVVNPINNYDVMINIGNYEHFSDTFQDLDLDYYVLPYNLEKAKKQFAEVKDMMACFYEKMGPYPFEEDGYKLVEVPYLGMEHQSAVAYGNHYQMGYLGRDLSGTGIGLKWDFIIIHESGHEWYGNSITSKDIADMWIHEGFTSYTEAIYIECRWGKEKALEYLKGTRKSIGNVRPVIGEYGVNAEGSGDMYPKGSNLLNMIRSIYNDDELWWNTLRDYTATFKHQTVTTQQVENFFDQATEVDLKPVFDQYLRHAAIPELQFKKEKDQIFFRWKANVENFKMPVDVFIDEDETRLNATTEWQALPVNEDDLDEIELNELKFYVNLSKQ; this is encoded by the coding sequence ATGCCAAACTTTATATCGTCCACCGCGAGTAAGATCGCCTTGTTTTTACTGTTTTCCTGCGGAATTTCACAAGCGCAGGTCGTTGGAGACAATCATACCAAATATACTCGCGCAGATACGCTGCGTGGTTCCCTGAGACCGGAACGCATAAACTACGATGCGCTCAAATACCATTTGAAACTGAAGGTGGAGCCAGATAAAAAGTTTATTTCAGGTTCCAATGTGATCTCATTTGAAGTATTGAAAGACATGCCGGTTATGCAGCTGGATCTCTTCAGAAATATGGAGATCGATTCGGTCATTTTTCAGGATCAGTCCCTGGAATATGAGCGGGAATACAACGCGGTATTTTTAAGTTTTCCGGAGCCTCTGAAAATAGGCGTTAAAGATTCTTTAGAGTTCTTTTATCATGGGCAGCCGGTAATTGCCAAAAATGCTCCATGGGACGGCGGTTTCGTCTGGACACAGGATGAAGATGGCAATCCATGGGTTGGTGTAGCCGTTCAGGGAACCGGTGCCAGTCTCTGGTACCCGAATAAAGATCACCAGAGTGACGAACCTGATTCGGCACAGCTGGATATTGCAGTTCCTAACGGACTCATGAACGTTTCAAATGGGCGCTTCATTGGGAAGACCGATCTTGGAAATGGTTTTACAGAATGGCGCTGGAAGGTGGTCAATCCCATCAACAATTATGATGTGATGATTAATATTGGAAACTATGAGCATTTTTCTGATACATTCCAGGACCTGGATCTGGATTATTATGTGCTGCCTTACAATCTTGAAAAAGCGAAAAAACAATTTGCCGAAGTAAAAGATATGATGGCCTGCTTTTACGAAAAAATGGGACCGTACCCGTTCGAAGAAGACGGCTATAAACTGGTGGAAGTGCCCTACCTGGGAATGGAGCACCAAAGTGCTGTGGCCTACGGAAATCATTACCAGATGGGTTATTTGGGGCGCGATCTTTCCGGAACCGGCATCGGCTTGAAATGGGATTTTATCATTATTCATGAATCTGGTCATGAGTGGTACGGCAACAGTATCACCTCGAAAGATATTGCTGATATGTGGATACACGAAGGTTTTACCAGCTATACGGAAGCCATTTATATCGAGTGCCGCTGGGGGAAGGAAAAAGCTCTGGAATATCTGAAAGGCACGCGTAAAAGCATCGGCAATGTGCGTCCTGTAATTGGAGAATACGGCGTAAATGCTGAAGGTTCTGGTGACATGTATCCAAAAGGATCGAATTTATTGAATATGATCAGGAGCATTTACAACGATGACGAATTGTGGTGGAATACATTACGTGATTATACGGCGACTTTCAAACACCAGACGGTGACCACGCAGCAGGTGGAAAATTTCTTTGATCAGGCAACTGAGGTAGATCTCAAACCCGTTTTTGACCAGTACCTGCGTCATGCGGCCATACCCGAATTACAGTTCAAAAAAGAAAAAGATCAGATTTTCTTTCGTTGGAAAGCCAATGTCGAAAATTTCAAAATGCCGGTTGATGTGTTTATTGATGAAGATGAAACCCGCCTGAACGCCACTACTGAATGGCAGGCATTGCCGGTTAATGAAGATGATCTGGACGAAATTGAACTGAATGAACTAAAGTTCTACGTAAACCTCAGCAAGCAGTAA
- a CDS encoding DUF2254 domain-containing protein, whose amino-acid sequence MKQLYNRTISFFNVIESSIAFYPTLLAFLGFVFAMIMLYLEELGISKYLIEHAPILVVDNGDTAMTILSALISGLISVVVFSFSMVMLLLSQASSNYSPRLLPGLISDKRHQIILGIYLYTILYCIFVLFSIQPTGDKYQVPGFSVLLGIVDMVICIYAFIYFIHNISQSIQISNILQNIFKTAKNRLNDLIDKEEEDHGEFENTDDWYEYHSETSGYLQNISFTNLIDICVEQDTKLHILPIKGIFVLSGIPLFKSKKELDEETIKKVLSNFNFAREELVADNYTLAFKQITEIIVKAMSPGINDPGTAINGIDYLTELLAIRLRKKDTSHIFRDDTIYIKMNTADFSDILYNIMASIRTYCKHDITLVQKLLLMFHYLKKQEVENESYNNALDREAKNLIDDAQEAISNEQDVEKAKELASKLYLNFKYE is encoded by the coding sequence ATGAAACAGCTTTACAACCGGACAATCTCATTTTTTAATGTTATTGAAAGCAGCATCGCTTTTTATCCCACACTCCTAGCCTTCCTGGGATTCGTATTTGCGATGATCATGCTGTACCTGGAAGAACTCGGAATTTCCAAATACCTCATTGAACACGCGCCGATCCTGGTGGTCGATAATGGTGATACCGCCATGACTATTTTAAGCGCCCTAATTTCCGGGTTGATATCAGTGGTAGTTTTTAGTTTTTCTATGGTCATGTTACTGCTCAGCCAGGCGTCCAGTAACTATTCACCCAGATTATTACCCGGCCTGATCAGCGACAAAAGACACCAGATCATCCTGGGAATCTATCTGTACACGATATTGTACTGTATTTTCGTACTGTTTTCCATCCAACCCACCGGCGATAAATACCAGGTTCCGGGATTTTCGGTTTTACTGGGAATCGTGGATATGGTGATATGCATCTACGCTTTTATTTATTTCATTCACAATATTTCGCAGAGTATCCAGATTAGCAATATTCTTCAGAATATCTTCAAAACAGCTAAAAACCGGCTCAATGATCTCATTGATAAAGAGGAAGAAGACCACGGGGAATTTGAAAATACCGATGACTGGTATGAATATCATTCAGAAACCAGCGGTTACCTTCAGAATATTTCTTTCACCAACCTGATCGATATTTGCGTAGAACAGGACACCAAATTGCATATTTTGCCCATTAAGGGAATTTTCGTGCTAAGCGGTATCCCACTCTTCAAATCGAAAAAAGAACTGGATGAAGAAACTATCAAGAAGGTACTTTCTAATTTCAATTTCGCTCGTGAGGAACTGGTGGCCGACAATTACACGCTGGCTTTCAAGCAGATCACCGAAATTATCGTAAAGGCCATGTCGCCGGGAATTAATGATCCTGGAACCGCGATCAACGGGATTGATTATCTCACGGAATTGCTGGCCATCAGACTTCGGAAAAAGGACACCAGCCATATTTTTCGGGATGATACGATCTACATCAAAATGAATACGGCTGATTTTTCTGATATATTATACAATATTATGGCATCTATCAGGACCTACTGTAAACACGATATTACGCTAGTTCAGAAATTGCTGCTGATGTTCCACTACCTGAAAAAACAGGAAGTTGAAAATGAATCATACAACAATGCGCTGGACCGCGAAGCCAAGAACCTGATCGATGACGCTCAGGAAGCAATCTCCAATGAGCAGGATGTGGAAAAAGCCAAAGAACTGGCATCAAAACTTTACCTAAATTTTAAATACGAATAG
- a CDS encoding Hsp20/alpha crystallin family protein, producing MSLIKRNENWLPSVFDDMFKTDWLGGTTNVNSIGTSIPAVNIKESDDSFRVEVAAPGKAKEDFNIELDNDVLTISSENKNEQETASENGRFTRKEFSYSTFKRAFSLPESVDSAKISASYNNGVLEIALPKKEEAKVQAKRMIEIA from the coding sequence ATGAGTTTAATTAAAAGAAATGAGAATTGGTTGCCTTCTGTTTTTGACGATATGTTTAAAACCGACTGGCTGGGTGGAACTACTAACGTGAACAGCATAGGAACCAGTATTCCTGCCGTAAACATCAAGGAATCTGATGATTCTTTCCGCGTGGAAGTAGCAGCACCTGGAAAAGCTAAAGAAGATTTCAACATTGAGTTGGACAACGATGTGCTCACGATTTCTTCGGAAAACAAGAATGAACAGGAAACCGCTTCTGAAAATGGAAGATTCACCAGAAAGGAATTTAGCTACAGCACTTTTAAAAGAGCTTTTAGCCTTCCGGAATCAGTAGACAGCGCGAAAATTTCTGCAAGTTATAATAATGGAGTGCTGGAAATTGCGCTACCTAAAAAGGAAGAAGCTAAGGTACAGGCAAAAAGAATGATTGAAATTGCCTAA
- a CDS encoding AMP-binding protein: MGDKYKLPEIHPEFRLNKKAFTPAELRQAAYSMIKEGEPYEESIGSFLLDWLKPSVYIESHTSGSTGPPKKIKLRKEHLVNSAEASAKFFELESGITALMCLPADYISGKMMLVRAMVLGWKLDAVPPSSNPLDQVYKVYDFSAMTPFQLDNSIARLHLVKKLIIGGGSVSPKIRKLVRDHDTKIYETYGMTETCSHIAAKRINPKKKKKQLRPFKLMPNVTISQDDRDCLIIKAPNIADGEIVTNDVVEIVTYKKFHWKGRYDNVINSGGVKLYPEEIEKKLNKILDHRFFISSMPDDSLGEKLVLFVEDDFSEETLEQLKSKISNLETLGKYEKPKKIYLVEKFEETPNGKIHRENTFKSRLS; this comes from the coding sequence ATGGGAGACAAATACAAACTACCGGAAATACATCCGGAATTTAGATTAAATAAAAAGGCATTCACTCCTGCTGAACTGAGGCAGGCCGCTTACTCGATGATCAAAGAAGGCGAGCCTTACGAGGAAAGCATTGGAAGTTTTCTCTTGGACTGGCTAAAACCTTCAGTATATATTGAAAGCCATACGTCGGGTTCTACCGGCCCTCCGAAAAAGATCAAACTGCGCAAGGAACATTTGGTGAATTCCGCGGAAGCTTCTGCCAAGTTCTTTGAACTAGAGTCTGGGATCACTGCCTTGATGTGTCTTCCTGCTGATTATATTTCCGGAAAAATGATGCTGGTTCGCGCGATGGTGCTGGGCTGGAAATTAGATGCCGTACCGCCATCCTCCAATCCGCTGGATCAGGTTTACAAAGTCTATGATTTCTCGGCGATGACCCCGTTTCAGTTGGACAACAGTATCGCACGTTTACATCTTGTAAAAAAACTGATCATTGGCGGCGGAAGTGTTTCCCCTAAGATCCGGAAGCTGGTGCGGGATCATGATACTAAGATTTATGAGACTTACGGGATGACTGAAACCTGTAGCCATATTGCCGCAAAAAGGATCAATCCGAAGAAAAAGAAAAAGCAACTGCGCCCTTTCAAACTCATGCCAAACGTAACCATTTCCCAAGACGATCGCGATTGCCTGATCATCAAAGCACCAAATATTGCTGATGGGGAGATCGTTACAAACGATGTGGTGGAAATTGTGACTTATAAGAAGTTTCACTGGAAAGGCCGGTATGACAACGTGATCAATTCGGGTGGGGTAAAGCTTTACCCGGAAGAAATCGAAAAAAAGCTCAATAAGATACTGGATCACCGGTTTTTTATCAGTTCGATGCCTGATGATTCGTTAGGTGAAAAGCTGGTTCTATTCGTGGAAGATGATTTTTCCGAAGAAACCCTGGAACAATTAAAATCCAAGATTAGTAACCTGGAGACTTTAGGAAAATACGAGAAACCTAAAAAGATCTATCTAGTCGAAAAATTTGAAGAAACTCCAAACGGTAAAATTCATCGCGAAAATACTTTCAAAAGCCGCTTGAGCTAA
- a CDS encoding CAL67264 family membrane protein produces MSMNKNSIFGWASFLMFLVGAALVLLGVLKYKDHSIGFSVTGIGFFFISWVFNALKGRV; encoded by the coding sequence ATGAGCATGAATAAAAATTCCATCTTCGGATGGGCGTCATTTCTGATGTTTTTGGTGGGAGCAGCACTGGTGCTTCTGGGTGTTCTGAAATACAAGGATCATTCGATCGGTTTTTCCGTAACAGGTATTGGTTTTTTCTTTATATCATGGGTCTTTAACGCCCTGAAGGGGAGAGTGTAA
- a CDS encoding CPBP family intramembrane glutamic endopeptidase — MFIKQVYQYQHDFWRYLIGVIAVVAGIIIGQIPLTIAIFLKYKGEIFGMEETEMMQGFDSNYFLFLMLLTFVGGLIALFLIVKYLHQQPIKALTTSRPKIDWSRFWFAFGLVSIFIVVNTIGDYYSNPQDYEWNFRITPFLILCAVGIVLVPLQTSFEEYFFRGYLMQGIGVMAGNKWAPLILTSVIFGGLHFFNPEVTKLGNTIMIYYIGTGFLLGIMALMDEGIELSLGFHAANNLLTALIVTADWTAFQTESIFKDVSEPSAGWDVLIPVLVIYPIYLFIMAKKYKWTNWKEKLFGKVEPPAYPNVTEEN; from the coding sequence ATGTTCATAAAACAGGTATATCAATACCAACACGATTTTTGGCGATACCTTATTGGAGTGATCGCCGTGGTAGCGGGGATCATTATTGGCCAGATCCCTTTAACCATCGCTATTTTCCTGAAATATAAAGGCGAGATATTCGGGATGGAGGAAACCGAAATGATGCAGGGGTTCGACTCCAATTATTTCCTCTTTTTGATGCTGCTGACATTTGTAGGAGGATTGATCGCTCTTTTCCTGATCGTAAAATACCTGCACCAACAACCAATCAAAGCCCTGACGACCTCTCGACCTAAAATAGACTGGAGCCGCTTCTGGTTTGCCTTTGGCCTGGTAAGCATCTTTATCGTAGTGAATACGATTGGAGATTATTACAGCAATCCGCAGGATTATGAATGGAATTTCAGGATTACGCCATTTCTTATTTTGTGTGCCGTTGGGATTGTTCTGGTTCCCTTACAAACTTCATTTGAAGAATATTTCTTCCGTGGTTATCTTATGCAGGGAATTGGCGTTATGGCCGGCAATAAATGGGCGCCTTTGATTCTTACCTCGGTGATTTTTGGAGGGCTGCATTTTTTCAATCCGGAAGTCACCAAGCTGGGGAACACTATCATGATCTATTATATAGGAACCGGTTTTCTTCTTGGGATCATGGCGCTGATGGATGAAGGGATCGAGCTTTCGCTTGGATTTCACGCCGCGAACAACCTGTTGACCGCGTTGATCGTCACTGCCGACTGGACTGCTTTTCAAACTGAATCTATTTTTAAAGATGTGTCAGAACCTTCTGCCGGCTGGGATGTACTCATCCCGGTTTTGGTGATTTACCCGATTTATCTCTTCATTATGGCGAAGAAATATAAATGGACGAACTGGAAGGAAAAGCTATTCGGAAAAGTGGAACCGCCTGCCTATCCAAATGTTACAGAAGAAAATTAA